Part of the Solwaraspora sp. WMMA2065 genome is shown below.
CCGGGGCGGTGGTGGTCGACGGGGGGTTGTGCCGGTCGTTGGCTGTGGTGCGTCGGCGGGTGCCGCGGGTGGGACCGGGGGTGCAGGTGATGCCGGTGGCGGCGTTGGCGGCGCCGGTGGGGGTGCCGGGTGGTCCGTCGGTGGTGGCGGGGCTGGTGCGGGCGGGGTACGGCGGTGATCCGGTGGCGTTCGTGTCGCGGTTGGCGCGGGTGGTGCTGGGGCCGGTGGTGGAGTTGCTGGGTCGGGGGGTGGGGCTGGAGGCGCACGGGCAGAACGTCCTGCTGGTGTGGCGCGGTGGGCGGCTGGTGCGGGTGTGGTACCGGGACGTGGGTGGGGTGCGGTTGGATGTGCGGCGGCTGGCTGGGGCGGGTGTGGCGGTGCCGGTGGTGCACGGCGATGTGGTGGCCGAGGATCCGGCGGAGGTGGCGGTGACGGCGGTGGCGGCGGTGGGGACGGCGTTGGGTGAGCCGGTGGCGGTGCTGGCCCGGGAGTTCGGGGTGGAGCCGCAGGTGTTGTGGCGGGCGGTGGCGGTGGTGGCGCGGGATGTGGTGGCGGGGTTGCCGGCGGCGGTGCGGGGGTTGGTGGCGGCGGCGGTGCTGGGTGGTCGGTGGCCGGTGAAGGCGACGTTGTCGATGCGGTTGGCGTCGGATCCGTTGATGCCGCGGTGGGCGTGGGTGACGAGTCCGTTGGCGGGTGCGTGGTGAGCGGGGCCGGGTCGGCGGTGGGGGTGCTGTCCGGGGGCCGGTCGTGTGGTTGCGGGTTGGGTGTGGTCGGGGTGGATGCGGCGGTGGCGTCGGCGGTGGCCGGGTTGGGGCGGGTGGCGCCGAACCTGGTGGTGGGGTTCCGGGAGGCGGTGCCGTGGGCGGCGGGGGTGGTCGGTGGGCGGTTGGTGGATGCGTTGTGCCGGGAGGATGTGGGTGGGGTGCGCCGGGTGTGGCGGGGCGCGGGTCGGTGGCACGGGTTCGACCGCTTCGTGGCCGATGCGGGGTCGGTGCCGGATCCGGTGGCGGTGTTGCCGGTGTCGGTGTTGGCGAGGCGGCGGGGGTGGGCGTTGGCGGTGGAGTTGACCGACGCGGTGGTGAATCTGGCGGTGGCGGCGGCGCGGCCTGGTCCGGCGTGGGGTCCGGATGATCCGGACGGGTGGGGGGTGTGGGCTGAGCGGCTGGCGGTGGCGGGGCACAACCTGCATCCGTGTGGGCGGACCCGGTTGGGGTGGTCGGTGGCGGATGTGGTGGCGCATGATGTGGAGTCGCCGGTGACGGGGGTCGGGTTCGTGGCGGTGCGCCGGGATCTGCATGTGGGTGAGGATGTGACGGCGGAGTTGGCGCGCTGGTATCCGCAGGTGCCGGTGGCGCCGCCGGGCTGGGTGGTGCAGCCGGTGCATGTGTGGCAGCGGTCGGTGGTGTCGTCGCGGTACGCGGATCTGCTGGATCGGGGGGTGGTGCGGTTGTTGCCGGGGGTGGTGCCGGCGGTGCCGACGGCGGCGGTGCGTACGGTGCTGCTGCCGGCGGGGCGCGACGGTGCGCGGCGGTATCTGAAGGTGTCGGTGGACATTCAGGTGACGTCGACGCGGCGGACGATCTCGGTGGCGAGTGTGCGTAACGGTCCGGCGTTGTCGACGGTGTTGGCGTCGTTGGTGGCGGCCGATGAGGTGGCGGCGCGGCGGCTGGTGCTGTTGCCGGAGGTGGCGGGTGCGGCGGTGCGGGTGGGGTCGGGGCGGGACATGTCGGTGATCGTGCGGGACGGGTTGGCGGGGCGGTTGGTGCCGGGTGAGGTGGCGGTGCCGGGGGTGGCGTTGGTGACGGCGGCGCAGTTGGGGCGGCGGGTGGCGGATTTCGGTGGGGTGCGGGGGTTGGTGGGGGCGGCGGCCGGGTTGGGGTTCCTGGGGGCGTACGCGCGGGTGGTGTTGCCGCCGTTGCTGCGGTTGGCGAGCCGGTTCGGGGTGGCGTTGGAGGCGCATCTGCAGAACTGTCTGCCGACGTTCCGTGGCGGGGTGCCGTTCCGGTTGGTGGTGCGGGACTTCGCGGGTCTGCGGTTGTTGTTGCCGCGGTTGGCGCAGGCGGGGGTCGAGGTGGGGTTGGCGGCGGGTTCGGTGGTGGGTACCAACGACGCGGCGGTGATGCGGGCGAAGTTGGGGTACACGGCGTTGCAGGCGCATCTGGGTGAGGTGGTGCTGGGGTTGGTGTCCGGGTGGGGGGTCGACGAGGCGGCGGCGTGGCGGGTGGTGCGGGAGGTGGTGGATGAGGTGTATGACGGGCTGCGGTCGGCTGGTGGGGTCGCCGCGGGGTGGGCGGCCGATGATCATCGGGCGTGGACGGCGCCGATGGTGGCGCACAAGGCGTTGGTGCGGATGCGGTTGACCGGTGCCGGGGACGTGTACGTGCCGGTGCGTAACCCGTTGGGTGACGCCGGGTTCGACGACGGTCCGCCGGTGGGGGCGCGGTGACGGGTGTGGTGGTGCCGCCGCGGGTGGCGGCGGTGGTGGCGGAGTTGGCGGCCGGTGACGAGCCGGTGTGTGCCTATGTGTACGACCGGGCGGTGCTGCGGGCGATGGCGGCGCGGCTGCGGGCGGCGTTGCCGGCGGGGTCGGTGCTGTTGTACGCGATGAAGGCGAACGGGCATCCGGCGGTGGTGGCGGAGTTGGCGGCGGCGGTGGACGGGGTGGAGGTGGCGTCGGGTGGCGAGTTGGCGGCGGCGGTGGCGGCGGGTGCCGG
Proteins encoded:
- a CDS encoding IucA/IucC family protein, coding for MSGAGSAVGVLSGGRSCGCGLGVVGVDAAVASAVAGLGRVAPNLVVGFREAVPWAAGVVGGRLVDALCREDVGGVRRVWRGAGRWHGFDRFVADAGSVPDPVAVLPVSVLARRRGWALAVELTDAVVNLAVAAARPGPAWGPDDPDGWGVWAERLAVAGHNLHPCGRTRLGWSVADVVAHDVESPVTGVGFVAVRRDLHVGEDVTAELARWYPQVPVAPPGWVVQPVHVWQRSVVSSRYADLLDRGVVRLLPGVVPAVPTAAVRTVLLPAGRDGARRYLKVSVDIQVTSTRRTISVASVRNGPALSTVLASLVAADEVAARRLVLLPEVAGAAVRVGSGRDMSVIVRDGLAGRLVPGEVAVPGVALVTAAQLGRRVADFGGVRGLVGAAAGLGFLGAYARVVLPPLLRLASRFGVALEAHLQNCLPTFRGGVPFRLVVRDFAGLRLLLPRLAQAGVEVGLAAGSVVGTNDAAVMRAKLGYTALQAHLGEVVLGLVSGWGVDEAAAWRVVREVVDEVYDGLRSAGGVAAGWAADDHRAWTAPMVAHKALVRMRLTGAGDVYVPVRNPLGDAGFDDGPPVGAR